In Lentibacillus sp. JNUCC-1, the genomic window GGCGGAAATGCGATTGAAGGATTGATTGCTGCCGCATCAGCCAATCTACCGGTAGTTGATGCCGATCCTATGGGACGCGCATTCCCGGAACTGCAGATGGATACATTCATGATTAACGATGTGAGCCCATCCCCATTTGGATTGTCTGACGGAATTGGCAATTCAGCCGTGCTCACCGTCAACGATGCCGAGACGGCCGAACGTGTGGGACGGGCCTTAACCATTGCCATGGGCGGCTCCAGTTCATTGGCACTTCCTGTGATCACCGGACGCCAACTAAAGGACTTCGGCATTCACGGGACGTTATCCTTATGCCATACAATTGGAAAAGCAATCATCCAAGCTAAAAAAGCCAAGAGTGATGTCTTTAAATCTATTGCTGAAGTTGTCCCGGCCAAGCGGCTTTTTACAGGCAAGGTCGTGGACGTTAACCGCAAGACCACCGGCGGCTTTGCCAAAGGAGAAATGATTCTCGAGGGATTAAACGACTTCACTGGATCCGAACTCACCGTCAACATACAGAATGAATTCCTAATGGCGTACCAAGACGGTCGGCCTGTTGCCATGGTACCTGATTTAATCAGTGTACTCGACTTGGAAAGCGGTGATCCCATTGGCACCGAATCACTCAGATATGGCCTGAGACTGGAAGTCATCGGAATGCCAGCCTCACCTAAACTGCAAACAGAAAAGGCGTTGCCAGTTGTTGGACCGAAAGCCTTTGGATATGATATCGAGTTCGAACCGATGGAAATTTAATTTGTGTTAAATAGATATACGTATTGATAAGCCAGGCGTACATAGTAGCCTGGCTTATTTTATGCATTTATTAATAGAATGTATCTCCATGCTTGCGTTTGGGCATATACTCGTGAATAAATCCTGCAGTATTCATGTACATTCATCCTTTTTGTTTCCCGATAGGTGTCAAGCCAAACAAAAAAGCCCTTTTCTGCACGTGAATGCAACTAAAAGGCCTAAGCATCGTTCGTCATCATTCAAAGCAAGCTTTGCTGGAAGGGGCGCCTTATCCATTGTTCAGGTTGCTGTGAAGTCATTGAGCGAGTGCTCTCGTTCAATCTTGATAACCTTATTGAGCACGCATATAATTAATAATTTAATGCTTTTTATAGATTTTTTTCAGATGTTATTCTGTCTCTTTCATTTTTGGTCGAGTGCAAAACCTAATTCCTCCGCTAATTCTAGCAGAAGTACTGTACATCGTTTTGAATATGAATCTGCAAGTCTGCAATATTCATCAAATAGTTTTTCTTCATTTACATATTTAACTCTGTAGATTCCCTTAGTTATTAAGAATGGCTCTTCGCTATTTAGTATTGAAAAAACAAAATAGTAGTAATACTGCTAACCTATCATTCCTTGTTTGCGGCTTGCATTGTCTTGTATGCATTAGAGCTAGTCAAGGAACCCACTTGACAAGCTCTAATGCATACAAGGTAGTGGTCGTCAAGCAAACAAAGGAATAACTGCAGTCATGATTGTTTGATCAAATCCAGCTTATTGACTGTCGCATATGCCATGGCAATAAAATTCTCGGCTGTACGATAACCTCGGGCTTTTCTTTTGACCGCTTGAATCAGACTGTTAGTCCCTTCAATCAGACCGTTGGTCATCTTACTTTCGAACCACCTTAAGATACCATCCTGGTGCCTCTTTAAAGATTTGGCGGCATCAATCATTGGTTTAAGTTGAGAACGTGTTGCCCAATTGTACCATTCGTTAAAGTAGAGTTTGGAAATAATGTAAGACCGTGTCCACATGTTTTGAAGCGATAACTTCATGCGGTATGCGCGTCCTGTTTTTAAGTCCATGTCCTTGAGTTTTTGAAATTGAGCTTCCTGCTTTTTAGTTAG contains:
- a CDS encoding DUF917 domain-containing protein, with translation MNWNITEQDAEYIALGAGVLGTGGGGDPYLAKLQLIEMLRAGHKVEVITSEEVNDNQLGCGISGMGAPTIGIEKLPVGDEMWQTVKSLQNYLQKDFSFIVIGEIGGGNAIEGLIAAASANLPVVDADPMGRAFPELQMDTFMINDVSPSPFGLSDGIGNSAVLTVNDAETAERVGRALTIAMGGSSSLALPVITGRQLKDFGIHGTLSLCHTIGKAIIQAKKAKSDVFKSIAEVVPAKRLFTGKVVDVNRKTTGGFAKGEMILEGLNDFTGSELTVNIQNEFLMAYQDGRPVAMVPDLISVLDLESGDPIGTESLRYGLRLEVIGMPASPKLQTEKALPVVGPKAFGYDIEFEPMEI